A region of Streptomyces paludis DNA encodes the following proteins:
- the tatA gene encoding Sec-independent protein translocase subunit TatA — MFRNAVEPWHLLVVAVVIIAMFGSKKLPDTARAVGKSMRILKSETKAMKEEGQASYAAPAPAPAPAPAAAAPAPAPAAAEEVAPSVVTPVTPVTSVTPAAADAPVTPGSPRA; from the coding sequence ATGTTCCGTAACGCGGTGGAGCCCTGGCACCTGCTGGTCGTGGCTGTCGTGATCATCGCCATGTTCGGCTCGAAGAAGCTTCCCGACACCGCTCGCGCGGTGGGCAAGTCCATGCGCATTCTCAAGAGCGAGACCAAGGCGATGAAGGAGGAGGGGCAGGCTTCGTACGCCGCTCCCGCACCTGCGCCCGCTCCCGCGCCTGCTGCTGCCGCCCCTGCCCCTGCTCCCGCTGCTGCCGAGGAGGTGGCTCCGAGCGTGGTGACTCCGGTGACGCCCGTGACGTCTGTGACTCCCGCGGCTGCCGATGCCCCCGTCACCCCGGGATCGCCCCGCGCCTAG